A portion of the Streptomyces sp. NBC_00376 genome contains these proteins:
- a CDS encoding MarR family winged helix-turn-helix transcriptional regulator, with amino-acid sequence METETATRWLNDAEQCAWRTHLDVSRLLMHQLEKDLQPFGLTNNDYEILVNLSESDDQRMRMSDLAAATLQSKSRLSHQITRMENAGLVRRENCESDRRGLYAVLTEDGAETMRKVAPHHVASVRKHFMDLLTPEALADLHAALTPIAEHLRGRRGKA; translated from the coding sequence ATGGAGACCGAGACGGCCACCCGCTGGCTGAACGACGCGGAGCAGTGCGCCTGGCGCACCCACCTGGACGTCAGCAGGCTGCTGATGCACCAACTGGAGAAGGATCTCCAGCCGTTCGGCCTGACCAACAACGACTACGAGATCCTGGTCAATCTCTCGGAGTCGGACGACCAGCGCATGCGGATGAGTGACCTAGCCGCGGCGACGCTGCAGTCCAAGAGCAGGCTCTCGCACCAGATCACCCGCATGGAGAACGCCGGCCTGGTCCGCAGGGAGAACTGCGAGTCCGACCGGCGCGGTCTGTACGCGGTCCTGACCGAGGACGGCGCGGAGACGATGCGCAAGGTGGCGCCGCACCACGTGGCGTCGGTCCGCAAGCACTTCATGGACCTGCTGACGCCGGAGGCGCTGGCGGACCTGCACGCGGCGCTGACCCCGATCGCGGAGCATCTGCGGGGACGACGCGGCAAGGCGTGA
- a CDS encoding AIM24 family protein, producing the protein MSTPVVFDPMTLPSDDNVNSYTFCVELKGSQWFLQKGKMIAYYGQIDFNGIGHGRFERLIRTSFHSPLHASDWVVAEGSGKMLLADRAFDVNSYDLDEGNLTIRSGNLLAYQPSLALKQSIVPGFLTLIGTGKFVAASNGPVVFMEPPLRVDPQALVGWADCPSPCHHYDHGYMTGVLGGLRSLTGIGGTSGEEHQFEFVGAGTVLLQSTEILMAEQPTGPVPGQAGVPGGGGQPGASPRMPGQLGDLQRRFGL; encoded by the coding sequence GTGAGCACGCCCGTGGTCTTCGACCCGATGACGCTGCCGTCGGACGACAACGTCAACTCGTACACCTTCTGCGTGGAGCTCAAGGGGAGCCAGTGGTTCCTGCAGAAGGGCAAGATGATCGCCTATTACGGGCAGATCGATTTCAACGGCATCGGTCACGGCCGCTTCGAGCGGCTGATCCGTACGAGCTTCCACTCACCGCTGCACGCGAGCGACTGGGTGGTCGCCGAGGGCAGCGGCAAGATGCTGCTCGCGGACCGGGCCTTCGACGTGAACTCCTACGACCTGGACGAGGGGAACCTGACCATCAGGTCGGGCAATCTCCTCGCCTACCAGCCGTCGCTGGCACTCAAGCAGTCGATCGTTCCGGGATTTCTGACCCTGATCGGCACGGGCAAGTTCGTGGCCGCCTCCAACGGCCCGGTGGTCTTCATGGAGCCGCCGCTGCGGGTCGACCCGCAGGCCCTGGTGGGCTGGGCGGACTGCCCCTCGCCGTGCCACCACTACGACCACGGCTACATGACGGGCGTACTGGGCGGGCTGCGGTCGTTGACGGGGATCGGGGGCACCTCGGGCGAGGAGCACCAGTTCGAGTTCGTCGGCGCAGGCACGGTGCTGCTCCAGTCGACCGAGATCCTGATGGCCGAACAGCCGACGGGTCCGGTGCCGGGGCAGGCCGGGGTTCCGGGCGGCGGCGGTCAACCTGGCGCCTCACCCCGTATGCCCGGTCAGCTCGGGGACCTCCAGCGTCGCTTCGGTTTGTGA